From the Streptomonospora nanhaiensis genome, the window AGCAGCACGGGGGCGGCCAGGTCGTCCAGCGCCTCCTCGGCCAGGTCCACCCTGCCCCCGCGCGAGACCACCGCCGCGACCCGGTCCGGGCGGCGCGCGGCGGCGCACAGCGCCGCCGCCGCGCCCGTGCTGGCGCCGAAGAGCCCGACGTCCAGCGACGCGGTGGCGGGATCGCGGGCGAGCCAGTCCACGGCCGCCGTCAGGCGCCGGGTCAGCAGGGGGATGTCGAACCGGTACCGGCCGTCGGCCCGGTCGGCGCGCTCCTCGGGCTCGGTGAGCAGGTCGACGAGCAGGGTCGCGAACCCCGCCTTGTTGAGGGCCTCGGCCACCTGCCGGTTGCGCGGGCTGTGCCGGGAGCTGCCGCTGCCGTGGGCGAACAGCACGACCCCCGCCGCCTCGGGGCCGGCCACCAGGTCGCCGGTGATCTCGGCGTCGCCCTCGCGCACCGCCACCGTTCGCACGTCCATGTCCCGCCGCCCTCCTGGTCGGTTTCTCGCGCCCCCCACTACCGGGGAACAGGGGTGCGAAACGCCCGTCCCGGGGGAGAGCGCGCGGCTTCGCCGGGGCGGCCCGCCCGCCGGGGAGCGCGGCCTACTGCGGGCCCTCGCCCCCCGCCCCGGGGTCGTCCTCGGCGCCGCGCGGGTCGGGTTGCAGCGGGTCGTGGCCGAGGGTCATCAGGCGGTGCCGCCAGGCGTCGTCGCGCCGCTCCACCGGGGTGGCGAGCAGTTCGCCGACGCGCTCGACCACCGTGCGCATGGTCTCGACGTCCTCGCCCGTCAGGTCGACGCGGCGCTTGTCCAGGACGGCCACGACGCGCCGGCCGATGTCGGAGACCCCCATCGAGGGCTCGCTGCCGAAGCGGTCGGGCCCCGAGGCGTCGGTGAGCAGCCACCGGCGCAGCTCCTCGCCCGTCATGTTCACCGAGGCGTGGAACTCCTGCCACAGCTCCTCGGTCTGCGGATCGGTGCGTTCGCGGGCCATGCCGACCTCCTTCGCGCGGCCTGTCCGGTCCTGTCGGTGGGGTGGTGGGCACCCGGCTCCCCGCTACCGGCCGCGGCCGTGCCCAAACCCCCCGGCGAGGGGCCGGCGGGCGCCCGCCCGGGTTTACCGGCGGGCGTACGCGGTAGGGGCCCGGAAAGAGCCGAAACCGACGAACGCGACAGCGCGGGAGAGGAGTTTTCGGCATGCCCACC encodes:
- a CDS encoding dienelactone hydrolase family protein → MDVRTVAVREGDAEITGDLVAGPEAAGVVLFAHGSGSSRHSPRNRQVAEALNKAGFATLLVDLLTEPEERADRADGRYRFDIPLLTRRLTAAVDWLARDPATASLDVGLFGASTGAAAALCAAARRPDRVAAVVSRGGRVDLAEEALDDLAAPVLLIAGSADEPIVRVSFAATERLHVQCEVHLVPDATHLFEEPGALEQVTGAAMTWFRDRLGRR
- a CDS encoding DUF3140 domain-containing protein; translation: MARERTDPQTEELWQEFHASVNMTGEELRRWLLTDASGPDRFGSEPSMGVSDIGRRVVAVLDKRRVDLTGEDVETMRTVVERVGELLATPVERRDDAWRHRLMTLGHDPLQPDPRGAEDDPGAGGEGPQ